Part of the Corticium candelabrum chromosome 15, ooCorCand1.1, whole genome shotgun sequence genome, ACCTAATATCCTAAGAATAACAAGTACAGTGTACCGAATATTCTGTACACCTGTGTGTTCAGTCCAGGAAATTGAGTTCGCATCTATTACCTACCTGAAACTTGCCAGTTCGACTATCAACAAGTAGTTTCAATCAAAATTAGCAGCCAGGTAACTTATGCTGGAACATAAACGTATACAGGCTGCATGCTTCTGGGTGACATCGCCCATCTTCTAGTTGATATTTTTGCACATGCTCAAAAAGTCGCATTTGAAAATGCTGACTGACGCTGCTGGCAGTTGCAGCTCTTCCACGGAAGCTGAGGAGGAGCTTTACAGTGTATGTCCAAGTTTATAACTATTTTGGCATACTTGATACaaattattacaaatttaatacagtcgcgtgtcacttatccgactttcacttatccgacaggAGCTTGTCACTTGGATGATCACGTGGCTGGTCAGCTGCATACATGtgtaggtacatgtacatccacgAGCAGGACAGTTGTTTCTTGTAACAAGTTTGAGAGGgagttcaagcgtttcttcAGTCGTGCTCAACATTGAGCAGAAGCTGGAAATTTGCCAGCACGGTAGGGAGAAGGGCTTTTCGCACTGGCGCATCGCTAAAGAGTTTGGAATTGGTCGTCCGACAGTGCATGACATTCTGAAGTCGGAGGGGAAGTTGAAGGCATTTCAAGCACAGCTTGAAAGCAGAGACTGCATGAAGAAATGTTGCACGATGCGAGATTCTGACTTTCCAGAATTGGACAGGGCTGCTTTCACTTGGTTCGTTCAGGAACGCTGCAAAAAAAGGTAAGAAAATGTCCACATGTGGAATTGCATTGCTAAGCGATCAGTTTTAGAATGTTCGGTTACCCGGCGTGCGGTCTCTATACGTCATGCAATCTATATTTATCTAAAGTCTGACTTCTCCCTCAGTAAATCATGAATAACTTTTGACAGCAAGGTCCTAGAGACACGCTGAACACTTCATTTTAGAGCTCATGGTCATGCCGTTCTTTGGGTGTGCATTGCAGATGAACTTCCGTCAACCTTGTTATGCAAATTGTTTACCTAGCTACTCTATGGTTAACCAATAGACAGCCTtcaattgaaagacaaaccCACCCTTACGCTAATTACCAATTGCTCATTGGCTAAACGCTGAGAACACCTGCCCACGTAAGAACCACACACAAGCTTCcggaggggagggggagagaaGTCAGAGTGGACGGACTTTAGATACACTTACACTTTTACATTGcctttgcttgttttcttcTCTCTGTCCTCGCAGGTGTACCTGTCAGTGGCCCCGTCGTGATGACGAAGGCAGCCCAGCTGCATCCACTGTTGTATTCCTGCGCATCAGAATAATTTGTAGCTGGCACCATGATGGCTCGAGATTTCGTAACAGACACAGCTTACGTTCGCTGCTGGTGCAGGGTGAATCACTGAGTGCCGACGAACCCGCTGTTGAGCCCTTCCAACAGAAGTTCTCAAAACATGTCAATGCCCATAAGCTGAGCTGCGACCAAGTGTTCAATTGCGACAAAACAGGCCTTTACTGGAGAGCTCTTCCTTGCCACACTCTGGTCAGCAGTCGGGAGACATCTGCAAGCGGAACAAAAAAGTCCAAGGACAGAGTCACGCTGATGGCTTGTGCCAATGCTAGTGGTAGCATCACACTTCTGTTGACGTTCATCCATAAAAGTGCCACAGCAAAATGCCTGGATGGACAGCACCCTGTTCCGCTCGTGGTTCCACCAGAATTTTGTTTCTAAGACAAGATTGTCCCTTATACCGGCTTTACACTAGACGATTTGACTCGAGCCAAACTGGCCCGTGCTAATTTGGCACCGTGTAAACAATGTTGGCTCGAGCTAAGTGCATTTAGCCCATGCTAAATTAGTCTGAGCTAAACCATAGGGCCAAGCTCAAGCTAAACCATACGGCCAAGCTCGAGCTAAACCTAACCACGTGTTACATATTTTCGTGTTACTGGGCAACAATACAAATAGTATATTTCCTTCTGCATATTCCCGTATTTCTCGTTCCATATTCGCAACCTTGAAGACTTTGATGAACATGTCCAAGAATCTTTTAGAAAGGACTTGCACTGGAATCGACAAAATAAGGTTAGAAGAAAAAACAGTAATGTCTTCTTCATGCGCTTACGCAAAGCATGCCAAATGCACCACCATGCCCAGTTAGCCCAGATAGTCTAAACACACCACCAATCATGCCAAATTAGCACGGGCCAGGCTCGAGCCAATTTGGCTGGAGTCAAATCGTCTAGTGCAAAGCCGGTATTAGGCAGCTtggtctgcaaaaaatagtggTGTTGCTGCTAGACAATGCTCCAAGCCATGCTTGCCACCCAACACAACCTCATTGATCCAGCCAGTGGACCAAGGAGTGCTGGAGAATATAAAAAGCCTGTACTGCCGCGATCTGCTCCTCCGAGCCCTGGACGAGGAGGAGGATGGCTCGACAGTCTTTGATTACAACAAAAGACTAACCATCAAGAATGCTGTTATGATGGCTGCTAACAGCTGGGAGGAAGTGAAGAGCAAGCAGACCATTAGCAACAGTTAGAAGGAGCTATGGCCTGATACAGCACCTAATGAGGGTAGTGAAGTTGCCACTTCTGAACAGTCGTCCTTGGATGAAATTCAGCCATTGCTCGAGCAAATGAATGTAGCTGACAAGGACAGAGAAGCGTGGCTGTCTTGCGATGCTCACAATCCGGGCTATCAAGAGTTGAACGATGATCAAGAATGAGCGGTTTGCTATGGAAGAGCTGTCATATAATGATGCTGACGTTGAGGAGACTGAACCAGCAGTTTCTCATAGACAAGAATGTAAGGCCTTCGAGAAGATCCTCCAATACCTTGAGCAGCAGGATGATGCACGAGTGTCGGCATCAGTCACAATAAACGCATTGTTGTGTCAAGCTGCGAAGAAGTGAGCGTCCACACTTGTCCAGCACCGAATTGATGAATTCCTCAAGAAGAGATGAATGGACATTATGATAGCAATACAAATTCATACATGGATCACACAATTGAACGAAACAGTTTAACGAGCTGGCTAGAAATTTAATTCTTCAGATGATATGATAATAACGCACAGGGTTCTCACTACAGCGTGGCAgccacgctcagaaacggtagataCGAGTCCAAAGTCTACAGCTAACGAATGTTTGAAAATTCCATACTACTGGAGACAAtactaaaggtgacaatagccacaaatctagGCTCTTGCAAAATAATGTGGGATGATAGCCTCGCTCCATGACGTACTTGTACGCACAAcctgttgattgcagtcccagatgcgctgcctctgattctagtcccGGATGCCCTTCCAGTGATCAGGAAAGCACGTTCTTGTCCGGCAAGTgtacacctagaatctactctagactggtcaaagcaacaacagtggtaAATGTCAATCAACGCCCAACTAGACAAACTTTCTGTAGTTCGTCTACGAAACTTGCGCAAGAGCAGTCGATGAACATCGctaagaagggcttactgacgatcgaagttgatttccttgcgaGGGCAGGGCAGGGCACTTGAATGTACATCTTCCACAACgcaaagtctacctcactGGAGATCAGCTctagtgcgcatgtccgacaGTAAAGAGCAGTGCGTCGTTGACCTGCCCATCCCGCCACgctcccaaaaatctctagcgagAATCCTGAACGCATCCAGCATATTACTGTAcatatataaatttacaatCAATCATGTATAATTTATTTCTAGATCAATAAGACATTTGGTTCGTTTAAAttcacatctacattcagtgtacatgtacatctaatGTGGAAAATATGCcatataatatgaacaatagttgagttcgtaacagcttcagttatccaacattttcacttatccaacagggtcCAGTCCCAAgggggtcggataagtgacacacGACTGTATACAAATACCTGATGTaccaaattaaaattttaagtAGTATCAAATTCTCCAATATATTGAGAATATATTGATTTCTTAGTATATCGGGTATTtgtattattaaattaaacaaTTTAAGATATTGGATATACTTTACCTACCAGATTTCCTAGGATACTCAGTACGACCGTACCAGATTTCCTGATCGTACCGGATTTCCTAGAGCTGTACTTATTCtcctaggaaatttggtaCGGCCGTACCCAATATCCGGGCGTACCCAAACTCCTGTTTCCGggttagaagcctcgctacgcttgGCAATAAAACATCTTTTGTTCAAGATGAGGACCAACGGATTCGAAAGCTGAAGCTCCAAGCTTTCGATTCGTATGCCACATGTTGAAGAAATCTTTTTGGTCGTCGAACAGGCGTGGACGTTCGATACTAGGCATTTTTCCATCATCGCCTGCACTGGCTGCAGACAAATACTAGTAGCATCACGGAAGACAGGCTGCAGAGTCGTTTCTAGTACGTTGTGTTTGGTAGAAATATGCCTACCTAATCATGTACATTGGAAAGTACGCTCAGGTCTAATAGCGGCAGCCGTTTGATAATTGATACGGGACCCCAGTCTAGATCCTCTTGTTGATGTTGGATTGTGatattcatttccacttacgGCGGGCAAGGCAagcaggcaaacaggcagggCAGTCACACTAACAAGCCTATAACCTCCCTAGACCTCTGCAATGGCAAAGTTGTTGCTGAAAGGAACACAAGCAACGAAACAAATTACCTGTAGTGCAGCTGCCAACCATCTTGAACACCTTCTCCTATCCATTCATAAGTCATCGACCTCGTAGAACCCAAAGGGAAGTAGCCAACTGGTCGCGCCATGTATACTTAGTACAGAAGTCCCGTATGTACGTTCCCTACACGGCTTACATACAGGCTATCAATACAGCTCAACTAGAAAATCCAATACCGCAGAAACAATACCATGATAATCAAAATAATTCCGCAGGCAATCTTTTTAGCAAGAGACGCTCGTATATTCAGAAATCTAGCTTCCTTTTTGTAAGTCTTGGACATGCTTGACAAGTTGTTTGCTTTGGAGTCAAGttctaaacaaacatacaacacagtGAACTACTAAAAATTAGTTTGAATTTTAATTCTACTCATAACTGGTGCAATGCTTGTTGGCAgtagtgtgtatatatattatagaaCGACAGCCTAACACAAAACGACTAGCTCAACTTCCATGGGAAATAAACACCAACAActctaacgcacgttactaCCAACACcacaatcggataattgattggctgagtcggataattggttgccccaaccggataattggttgtctgaagcggataattggttgccccaaccggataattgattgactgagtcggataattgggcgggaaatactgtagcagttggacagtacatggtaccctgcattgcaaaatgtatcatagataaaagttcaaatagatgtgattgacagacagatagacagacaaacacactgacaatcGCTCAGACATCACAATTTTTGATTTTGGTTCAGGGTCAAACACATATCTGGATTTATCCTTGGCTCACCCATAAAGCAGCGAAGTCATATATATTCTCTTCAGTGTCAACAGAAGGTGCGACAGCATTGCAAAAAAAACAAATGCAGAGAAGTACAGTAATGAACGTCTCCCTGGTGAAGCAGTCAGATTAGTGCCTTtggtctttgaacattttggacatTGGGGGCAACAGGCAGAAAAATACTTACATCACCTCTCTCTAAGGTCTACAGACGAGTGTGGGAATGGAAACAGCTCACACTTTAAACCTACAGGAGagaatgtctgtttgttcaacTACAGAAATGTAACTTGAGGGTGATATAAAGAAAATTAAGACTTCAAAATAAATGTAATGAGTAGTTTTTACAAGTTTCCAGGCCTTGTGGCCTTGGAGTAGATAATGATGAAAATAGCTTTAGTAATGAACAACTGTAGAGGTTTGTAATAGCCATCTCTAAATTGTGATTTatcaaataaaaaatatatacagatgacagacagacagacagacagacagacagacaggtcccTTTCatctagtcataatgtgtatgtgtatttagcgcgtatatagtgtgcattgtagttttaaccaattttcatgtatgtactagatgtaatggacacgtaaattagctattgctttggcGCTATAGTTCATtgatgaaaaatatatgtattgacagacagacagacgatcaactggaacatccagtgtaaatgtggcaagttggcagatgaatatcatcttcttacatgcaaacatggaggtgggcctgtgtggcagcatgatgaaattgtaaatgcacggagcacttgtctacatgaattaaagattcatcacgagaaaCAACCTCGTCATCAttactctggaaatgagaatagaccagacatagttgtgtacGACTttgggtgtagctatgaccttgacGTAGccatggctcatcctttcagaCAAGACATTctaaagcaggcagctttagagaaaggttttgctgcagcaagaagggaggaaaggaagatgatcaaatacgaaaacaacaacttgccgGCAATACATTAAGCCTccatttcactcctctggtatttgaacctttttggaacttggggatcagaagctaccaactatttaaacaaactagccagaagatcaacaGTCGTTGAAGGCtatatacaaatgaagctgactttagaagtttttggaggaaaaaatCCTCAATAATCTTACAATGATGTAACAttaaagtcatcctccacaagctgactcgtgtcttccctggagaagtagatgagaacatacacaatagagactatcaaagtagcttgcattaaactaaagctgaactcagtagcttgtttgcatttagaaatgtaacgtagagtttgtgtttcaataaatgaaattgacagacagaccgaccgacagacagaccaaaacAGATAGCCAGGCAGCAATGCTAACTAGGTGCTATTGGGGTGGTCTCACATGATGGCAATTACACCTACAATCCTTGCCATCATTATCTAGTACATTTTACAATCATGTTTTCATACATTTATTCCATAGTAACAGttacaataaaacaaactAACGTTTTTAAACCTAAAAGTTACtgtaaagtatgtatgtaacTGAAACACGCAAGTTTACAGCGGGAATCAACTAGTTTAATGACACTAATATACACTGATTTGCGGTTGTACAATTTCTGTATAACATATCCATGCATATTTCAGAAAGCACCTTGCACCCTCATAACAATGTTCCAactaccctgaaagaagaaatttgtgcgggagAAAAATTCGTGCAATTTTCTGTGATCACAagccaatcgcacaaaataaattccacatatatttttccCTTGTGCATGATCTTATTGCGCATGGCCTTATtgtcgcacaaattaattctgcacaagtagtgatgtttctagaaaaagcacaatttttctcctgcacaaatttcttctttcagggtatgCTCGTAGATAAATTTGACATCCAACTACTCTGCATAATAATACCTGACATGTGTTCTCCTCTCTGCAGCACTTCCTCAATATTCTGTACCATTATCATCTGGACATCTTGCAGTTCATCACTTAACTTATTCAAGTGACGACGAGATCGTGAGTCTTGGTACTGCTTCTTTGCCTTGTTGATGTATGTCTCTAATGCAAATTCTCAGTATATGCATCCGCAAAATGTGCTAATGAGCATTTACTTACCAAACTCAATAAATGCATATGGCCTGGTAGCTTGGCTAACATCTGCCTGATGCTCATTTTGAAACTCTTGTGCAAGGTCTTTCAAGTAATTGAATGCCAGTCGTTTAGGAAATGACTTTTCACACAGAACCAGATAGCATACACCATGTTCAATGATATAACTGGTGACAACAAGCATGGCATCAACATTCAAATCATATTGTTATGACATTGTGTAAAACAATAATATAGTCTGTTTTTACCAAATTGCCTGCAAGACCATTTAATAGTTCAAGTCCCTTTAGATTAACTTAATAAAGGCAGTAAGTAAGCCACAATCAGCTGATCAGCACTTTCAATTTTGTAAGAATTAGGTTTGACTTGCCCTAAGGCCACACGGTTTTTTCTCTGTTTCTCGTCACCAGCGTGCATAGGTTTCACTGACTGGAAGAACAAAAAACATCACATGACTTGATCAAAAATACATTTCAGTTAGAATAGTAGTGCTCTGAAATAGCTTGTTAGCAAAGATGGTATGGTGGCACATATTCTGAAAGAAAACAGCTGTGAAGCTCTTGACATGCATGCCTAGATTCTCATATTCACACCCCAaggcacgtgcatgcacgttGATTTCTGTGCACCATTTCCAGATCAAGTTCGTTCATAGTCACTTCAAATTCGTTCATAGTCACTTCAAATTCGTTCATAGTCACTTCAAATCGTGTTATGTCAATTCAAATTCGTACTTTGTCAGTTCAAATTCATATGTTGTCAGTTCAAGTTCATACTTTGCCACTTCAAATTGGCATTATGTCAAATCAGACTCATTCACAGGCATTTCAAATTGGTTGATTGTCATTTCTAATTCATTCACggtcatttcaaatttgctATGTCATGTTAATTATGATGTAGATTCATGTTGACTGGACTGCTCTTAGTTTGGTTAGTATTTTGGATGTGCGTTACGCTATTGAGCAAACTCTTGGCGTAGTTTACTAATTAGACTATTCGTGAAGGCAGTATTTTAAAGACAGACTTTCTGCAAACACCCCCACCGGGCACAATGCGagcacaacaacacacacaacaatacacgcaacaacacacacaacaacacacgcaacaacacacacaagtagCAAATAAATGCCAAATTATGAAAGAAATTGTAATAAAAGCAGTTAAATCAACTTAGATCCAATGctgattgttttgttttagtCAAAGGCACAGATCAACCGTTACGTAATATGGACAGAGGTATTCTCCCTCTTGGAAATTGACATCAATTAACTTGGTGTTGTGTTAATTACATCGTGTACTGTAATGCTAGTATGTAGAATATCGTTTATGTGATGCAGTATATTTGTTCAGTTTACAGAATaaagtgtatgtatgtccgaTTTCAATCTACTGTGGCCAATCAGTAAAATTGCAGCTGTGTGCATAGATATGCACCAGTAGCGAATTTAAAACGACTCTTGACAGATTTGAATTGACAGTtgacaaatttgaaatgactgtgaatgaatctgaTTGACAtaatacaaatttgaaatgacaaagtACAAATTTGAATTGAAATAACGCAAATTTGAAGTGACTATGACCAAATTTGATCTAGAAATGCTGTAGTCTCCTCCCTACTCTGTTTATGGTTCATTTCGTGTAACAGCAGAAATCACTTCAGAAGTATGAACCAGGAAGCTCCACTACGACAAGCAAACCGAAGCAATCAGCATTTTTCCCCCCCATGTAAAAAAAGCTAATTTTTATGATACAAGTCTCTTGAACAGCAATAGATAAAGCCATCTACCAAACAGTACCAATCACAAGAAAGTGAAATAAAGCAGTGAAGTTCTTACTAGCAGTTGTAATATGATCACAAGCAACATAAGGTTTACATATCTGTAAAACATATATTGCCAAGTGCTGGAAATAATGTTTTGCAATTGACTGTTTTTCGGACAAAATTAGTATTTGCCAGACAAACATGATTTGTTTGATCAAATTAGCCGGATGTCTTCCATGCAGGGCATAGTTGGCATTTACCTTCGTCACAAAGATTGAATGAGTCTGCCATGTTTTCTGTTCATAGTAGGCTGGACTTAGTGAACTCGTTCTGCATCGCTTGCCTGCTAACTACTGCAGCTGTCTTGCGGTATTACATCATGTGAGAACTGATTCGCTCGCGCTAGAGTAGCATCTATTTCCAGTTAGGCTACTCCAGGTCAAGTTTGGGAACTCGTTCATCCTTTGTCATGGTGCTACCCCGTTGCAGCTTTTGTTGAGTAATTGCAAAGCATTTCAAAGGCTTGCTACTGTGGCTTCACTAGCTAGGATAACTTTGATTTAAGGTTTTTCCTCCGTAATTACTTAGCTCTACCTGCAGCACTCCACTGGGGACCCACTATAGTATTATATGAATTCGACGGCCCTGTCAGTGCAATGTGTGAGAGCTATGCTACGTGATCTTAGAGCAAAGGCATCACTTGAGCAAGCTCGAACAACTTTACAAAGAATTGGAGACACATACGTTGCAAGTACCAGCTATAGTACTTGCAAGTTGTCGAGATGTCATagtgttctgcccaggatttttggagtGGTGGTCAGGTGTCCGCTGCATTAAGGGCGTGGTTTATTCTATTCGTATATCCGGGGGTGGGGAGAGCAGAGCAAACTCCTGAACAATCAAGCATtgtcacaaaacagacaagaaaacgaaaaacagacaagaaaacgcAAAACAGAACGCATCACACTGTCGATGGGCCATGATGTGAAGAGCAGACTAAGAAAGCTGCAACTTTTGTCAACAGTTGGGAACTATGTTGCCAAGTCTCATGTCTATACTATGGAATGGTTAGACATTTGCCATCCATTGGAGCAAGCTAAACACTAGCTAAAATATATAGTGGTAGTCggaacatgtggagtgatagtcggggagggggaggggggcAACCACCTCGACCACCGTGGCAGAACCCTGGTCATATCTGTCATCTAAACATGATAAGACTGATGCCAATTGTGGATAACTTAAGCAGGTACAAATGAAGACAAGCTATTGCAGCTAAACAAACCTCGTCACCGGCTGCAAAATCTGATTTGTCCGATCAATTTGGCTAGATAACTGGCCAGTACTATTCAAGCACTGATTGATAATAACCACACAGCATAGTGTCACTTGTTCAGAATAAAAGGTGTAACGATGGATCCAGAAAATTTCTGGTTTCCTGAAAACTAGAAAAACCCTCAACCGTTTACACTATAGCCAACAATAGCTCTGTGTAAAACTTATCATATTTTACAGATTGGTATATGTAAAAGCCTACAAAGAACAAGCCAATGCCATTTAGCAATTACATAAGTAACAGCAAAAAAATGTGAGTTAGTAATTACATACAGACGTCACAACCGCAAGGAATCACAAGCAATAATAGGGAAGCCGGGGTTGGTGATTAAGTGATGAAAAGCACGTGACTGAGCCACATGGGGA contains:
- the LOC134191363 gene encoding vesicle-trafficking protein SEC22b-like, giving the protein MFHVIQNSHIAFHKVSINLAGSNFVTRWCCVLPGQSYIIEHGVCYLVLCEKSFPKRLAFNYLKDLAQEFQNEHQADVSQATRPYAFIEFETYINKAKKQYQDSRSRRHLNKLSDELQDVQMIMVQNIEEVLQRGEHMSELDSKANNLSSMSKTYKKEARFLNIRASLAKKIACGIILIIMVLFLRYWIF